One Solanum stenotomum isolate F172 unplaced genomic scaffold, ASM1918654v1 scaffold16821, whole genome shotgun sequence DNA segment encodes these proteins:
- the LOC125850415 gene encoding receptor-like protein EIX2, giving the protein MNYHPFLILLLLVFVTNLEVGFTKTHHSNTTCSENDQKALIEFKNGLIDNSNRLSSWTGQNCCKWDGVFCDEKTGDVVKIDLHYKNYLLDGEYPQRVLDNHTKNFLRGELSPSLVKLKHLSYLDLSHNYFSSIQIPPFFGLLMNLRFLNLSCAGFGGYIPKNLGNLSRLEHLYLGGCYGYIIGPGNDLRVDSLRWISKFSSLKSFDLSQLVIEDTKDLWNSINMLPSLLSLNLEGCNLNILPSFTQVNFTSLSSLNIRDNMIGMSSENSSIIPPWFSNLTMLMNLHLGGQNKFDDPTNVLEKLSSLRVLDVSNNGFGDSLLSSLSKLNNLVYLDLLGNDIHFSSLHLLGNLTSLSVLKLRFNTLKGLIPEGLTSIFCRLSVLDLSDNEISGLLPTFIRDPSSCLENRLKELYMGNTKFSDFFPEGMSMHKNLEVIDSTNSLLYGEIPSSISKLSNLRFLRISNNKLNGSIPSSIGQLSNLEELDISENLFTGIVSELHFVKLSKLMKLHLSKNENLVLNVSSNWYPTFQVKEIGMASVKVGPDFPQWLQKQSILDTLIMSDANISDMIPNWLSNITLFMTTLDLSVNKLVGGISVLCDAQLLNSIDLSKNLLSGRIPSCLSNLEGLRSLNLADNSLEGEIPSSLGDLPLRFLHLQKNNLQGKIPLSFQNLTWLERLDLGENKLKDVFPTWIGEKLQSLELLRLNSNQFYGVIPLELCQISSLCWLNLAGNNLYGTIPSCFGNFSCGRIRGPGEVFGQRVESFMKGIPLEYVGEQILLLRILDLSENKLVGGIPKELTKLVYLQYLNLSRNSLNGSIPKKIGDLKQLESLDLSHNKLSGSIPQSLASLNYLSYMNLSYNDFSGPIPTGNQLQSLDDQSFYVGNPRLCGILIKKSCNGNGTSNVNKQTPQDGDHDQDVDEHKWFYAGIAPGFCVGFLGILFILYKTRNRGVVHVFQCLARRL; this is encoded by the coding sequence atgaactaCCATCCCTTTTTGATTCTGTTACTTCTTGTTTTTGTCACCAATCTTGAAGTTGGTTTCACTAAAACTCATCATTCCAATACAACTTGTTCTGAAAATGACCAAAAAGCTCTGATTGAATTCAAGAATGGCCTAATCGATAACTCGAATCGTTTGTCATCATGGACAGGACAAAATTGTTGCAAATGGGATGGAGTTTTTTGTGATGAAAAAACAGGAGATGTTGTCAAAATTGATTTGCATTACAAGAATTATCTTCTAGATGGTGAATATCCACAAAGGGTGTTAGATAATCACACTAAAAACTTCTTGAGAGGTGAGTTAAGTCCTTCTTTGGTTAAATTGAAACATTTGAGTTACTTAGACTTGAGTCACAACTACTTTTCAAGTATCCAAATTCCACCTTTTTTTGGATTGTTAATGAACTTGAGATTTCTTAATCTTTCCTGTGCTGGTTTTGGTGGATATATTCCCAAAAATCTTGGGAATTTGTCGAGATTAGAACATCTTTATCTTGGTGGATGTTATGGCTACATTATCGGACCAGGAAATGATCTCAGAGTTGATAGTTTGCGTTGGATATCTAAGTTTTCTTCTTTGAAAAGTTTTGATCTTTCTCAATTGGTTATTGAAGATACTAAAGATCTTTGGAATTCAATTAACATGTTGCCTTCATTGCTTTCATTGAACTTAGAAGGTTGTAATCTCAACATTTTGCCTTCTTTTACACAAGTTAATTTCACATCTCTTAGTTCACTCAATATCCGAGATAACATGATTGGAATGAGCTCGGAGAATTCCTCCATCATCCCTCCATGGTTTTCTAATCTTACAATGCTCATGAATCTTCATCTTGGTGGTCAAAACAAGTTTGATGATCCAACTAATGTTCTTGAGAAGCTTAGTTCACTAAGAGTATTAGATGTTTCTAATAATGGATTTGGCGATTCGTTGTTGAGTTCATTGAGTAAGTTGAACAACTTGGTTTATTTGGATTTATTAGGGAATGACATCCACTTCTCTAGTCTCCATTTACTTGGAAATCTGACTTCACTTTCTGTACTTAAGTTGAGATTTAACACGTTAAAAGGGCTGATCCCCGAGGGTTTAACGAGCATTTTCTGTCGATTAAGTGTGCTTGATTTGTCAGATAATGAAATCAGTGGACTGCTTCCAACTTTTATAAGAGATCCATCGAGTTGTCTCGAGAATCGTTTGAAGGAGCTATACATGGGAAATACAAAATTCAGTGACTTCTTTCCTGAAGGAATGTCAATGCACAAGAATCTTGAAGTTATTGACAGTACTAATAGCTTATTATATGGTGAAATTCCATCTTCAATAAGCAAGCTGTCAAATTTGAGGTTTCTAAGGATATCAAACAACAAGTTGAATGGGAGCATTCCTTCGAGTATTGGACAGTTATCGAATCTTGAAGAGCTAGATATCTCGGAGAACTTATTCACCGGTATTGTTTCTGAACTCCACTTTGTAAAATTAAGCAAATTGATGAAATTGCACTTGTCTAAAAACGAAAACTTGGTTTTGAATGTGAGTTCCAATTGGTATCCAACTTTCCAAGTCAAAGAGATTGGGATGGCTTCAGTAAAAGTAGGGCCTGATTTTCCTCAATGGCTACAAAAACAGTCAATTCTTGATACTCTTATTATGTCTGATGCTAACATTTCTGATATGATCCCGAATTGGTTGAGCAATATAACGTTGTTCATGACCACTCTGGATCTCTCTGTTAACAAATTAGTCGGTGGTATAAGCGTGTTGTGTGATGCTCAACTTTTGAATTCGATTGATCTTTCAAAGAATCTGTTATCCGGACGAATCCCTTCATGTTTGAGTAACTTGGAAGGGTTGAGATCATTAAATTTGGCTGATAATAGTCTTGAAGGTGAAATCCCAAGTTCTTTAGGTGATTTGCCACTTAGGTTTTtgcatttgcaaaagaacaacttACAAGGTAAAATCCCTTtgtcttttcaaaatttgacaTGGTTAGAAAGACTAGACTTAGGAGAAAACAAGTTGAAGGATGTTTTTCCTACATGGATTGGCGAAAAGCTACAGAGTTTGGAACTCTTGAGGCTAAATTCTAATCAATTTTACGGTGTTATCCCATTAGAACTATGTCAAATCTCATCTCTATGTTGGCTAAATCTTGCTGGTAATAACTTGTATGGAACTATTCCGAGTTGTTTTGGAAACTTTTCGTGTGGTCGTATTCGTGGACCTGGTGAAGTATTTGGACAAAGAGTTGAAAGTTTTATGAAAGGAATACCACTCGAGTATGTTGGTGAACAAATTTTGTTACTAAGAATTTTGGATCTTTCTGAAAATAAACTTGTTGGAGGTATCCCTAAGGAGTTAACAAAATTGGTATACTTGCAATACTTGAATTTGTCTAGAAATAGTCTTAATGGGAGCATACCAAAAAAGATAGGTGATTTGAAGCAATTGGAGTCGCTTGATTTGTCACATAACAAACTTTCTGGTTCAATTCCTCAAAGTTTAGCTTCTTTGAATTATTTGAGCTACATGAACTTGTCATATAACGATTTTTCGGGTCCAATTCCTACTGGAAATCAGCTCCAATCTTTGGATGATCAATCATTTTATGTTGGTAATCCTAGACTTTGTGGAATATTGATCAAGAAAAGTTGCAATGGCAATGGAACATCAAATGTAAATAAACAAACTCCTCAAGATGGTGATCATGATCAAGATGTTGATGAACACAAGTGGTTTTATGCTGGAATTGCACCTGGTTTTTGTGTTGGCTTCTTGGGTATCCTCTTCATTTTGTACAAGACAAGGAATCGTGGCGTGGTGCACGTTTTCCAATGCTTGGCTCGACGTCTATGA